CCCGACGCGCTCTCGCCCGATGGGCGCTGGAGAGCAATGGCGATAAGGCGGCTGGGCTATGGCATTCGTGCCCTTGCGAGGATGGGCGCAACCGATACGGTGCCAGCCGTTCTGGAAGCGGTGCGAAAGGCGAGGCAGGAGATGTCGAAGGCGCAGTGGCTGTTCAACCAGTTTTCCATCCTGCACTTTCTGGCGCAATTCGAGGACGAAAGGGTGCTGCCGGAACTGGAGGGCGTGCTGTTTCTGTATGGCCCCACTCTCATGCCGTGGGCAGAGTACCACCTTGAGCCGGGCGAGAAGGACCCCGAGTGGCTATACTGGCATGTGCGCACGAAGGGCATGGACACGACCGAGACCGTCAAAGCCATCCTGCGGTCCATTGGCAACGGTGGCCCCGGCAGGTTTACCTACAAAATATTGCCGCTTTTTGGCGAGCAGGCGGTTCCTTTGTTGCTGAGGGCTATCGCAGAGCCTCCGCCATGCGAGGCACCGGAGAACGTGCAGGGAGTGGCTATTCGCGTGCTGGGGGAGATGCGTTCTCAGCAGGCGGTGGAGTTGTTACGTTCCGTGGTGCAGACGGGCACCCGCAGACTGCGCAAGAATGCTGCCACCGCGCTGGGCAAAATCGGCGACCCATCCGCCTTGCCCGACCTGCTGGAAGTGGCGCAGAACGATGCGGATGTCACTCTGCGGGTGGACGCCGTTGACGCGCTGGGCGAGCTGGGCGACTCTCGCGCCGAACTGGTGCTGCTGAAGCTGTTGGTCGAGCATTCCGACCCCCGTATCCGTAACTCTGCCGCCAGGGCGCTAGCAAGAGCGGGCACCCGAGCAGCGATACCGGTGCTGAAATCCCAGATGGACAAGGAGAACTTCGATTACGTCAGGTCACAAATCGGCCGGGCAATTCGCGAGTTGCGCCGC
This region of Bacillota bacterium genomic DNA includes:
- a CDS encoding HEAT repeat domain-containing protein, which codes for PDALSPDGRWRAMAIRRLGYGIRALARMGATDTVPAVLEAVRKARQEMSKAQWLFNQFSILHFLAQFEDERVLPELEGVLFLYGPTLMPWAEYHLEPGEKDPEWLYWHVRTKGMDTTETVKAILRSIGNGGPGRFTYKILPLFGEQAVPLLLRAIAEPPPCEAPENVQGVAIRVLGEMRSQQAVELLRSVVQTGTRRLRKNAATALGKIGDPSALPDLLEVAQNDADVTLRVDAVDALGELGDSRAELVLLKLLVEHSDPRIRNSAARALARAGTRAAIPVLKSQMDKENFDYVRSQIGRAIRELRRKAR